The nucleotide sequence GCGTGTTCACTATTGCGGTAAATGAAGCGGAGATCCTGAATGACGGCGTCGGTACGGATTGACGCCGGCACGCCAAGGTTGTTGTCAAAAAACAGAATCGCGCTGTTCGTTGTGTCGAGCGAGATGGTGACGTCCTCGTTCGCCTGATCGCAGACGCCCAGGGTGCCGCCGACTTGTCCGTCGGGCGGATTCGAATCGGTCTGCAGGCGAATGTCGTTGTTGACGCCGTCGGCGTTGGGGTCGAATCGAATGGCGGCATACCCTGTTCCGGCCGTCGGGCAGTCGGTGGTCGCCACGTTGAAAGGATTGTTGTCGGCGCCGCGGATGAGCTTGCCGATCCACTCGAGGGCGTATCGCCCCTCCTGCTCACCCGCCGCCGCCTCGATCTGCCGGCGGTAGCCGTTCTGCACTTGGGAGGTCAGCGCGACCGCACCCCCGAGCACCAGCATCGACACGACTGTCGCAACCAGCAGCTCGATCAACGTGAAGCCACGTTCGCCTGCGCCAGGCTTGAAATGCCGGGAATGCGTCATCGCTACCATCGATGGATGATTGTTACGAGTTCGTAGGTCGACGTGGTCCGGCCGTCTGTCACCTCCGGAATCACGCGGACCGTGATCTCTCGAAGGTTGGGCTCGGCGCCCGCCGCACTGAGCGGGCCCGCCGCCACCACCCATCGGCGTCGGTAGCCAGGGACGGTGTCGTTATAGTTCGCAACGTCGGCGGTGAGCGAACCGCCGGGCTGGATGTTGGCTGCCA is from Vicinamibacterales bacterium and encodes:
- a CDS encoding prepilin-type N-terminal cleavage/methylation domain-containing protein, with the protein product MVAMTHSRHFKPGAGERGFTLIELLVATVVSMLVLGGAVALTSQVQNGYRRQIEAAAGEQEGRYALEWIGKLIRGADNNPFNVATTDCPTAGTGYAAIRFDPNADGVNNDIRLQTDSNPPDGQVGGTLGVCDQANEDVTISLDTTNSAILFFDNNLGVPASIRTDAVIQDLRFIYRNSEHAVDDPLGSGTPITPANVRYVDIQITVRTRTIDPATNAPVTRTLSSEIRVRSR